A window of Burkholderiales bacterium genomic DNA:
AGGACGAGGGACGACCCTGGCATGCCGTAGCCCAAGGCGTTCAAGCGTTGCAAGGCCCGGATGCTGGCGTCGAAGACCCCCTTGCCCCGCTGGCGGTCCACGTTTTCCTCCAGGTAGCAAGGCAGAGAGGCGACCACCTCCACCCGGTGCTCCGCGAGAAACTCGGCCAGGTCCGCCTGCCCGGGCTGCTCCAGCACGGTCAGGTTACAGCGGTCCATCACCTCTACCCCTAGGGTCCGGGCCTCCCGCACCAGGCGCCGGAACTGGGGATTGAGCTCCGGGGCCCCTCCGGTCAAGTCCAGGCGGGTCACCTGGGCGGCGGCGACGAAAGCGAGTACCTGGTCTGCCGTCTCGGCGTCCATCATCTCGGTCCGGGTGGGGCCGGCGTTCACGTGGCAATGGACGCAGGCCTGGTTGCACTTGTATCCCAGGTTGACCTGGAGGGTTTCTAGCTTGCGGCGCCGGATGGCCGGGAAGGTCGAGTGTCGGAGCAAGGGAAGGGTGGCGTGCATGGGCGTCCGAGGGATGTCGTCAGGGTTGCCGGAATCGGGTCAAGCAAGCCGCCACCGGTGATAGCGGCCCACCCATTCGAGGAGCCTTTGGGGAGCGTGGGCCTTCTTCCACGCCCCCGCCGCGTACTTGTTGGCCTCGGCCAGGGTCGGGTAGATGTGGATCGTGCCCAGGATCTTGTTGAGCCCGATGCCGTGCCTTATGGCGAGCACGTATTCGGCGATCAGGTCGCCCGCGTGCTCTCCCACGATGGTGACCCCGAGGATCTTGTCTTTGCCCGGCACCGTCAGCACTTTGACCAGCCCGTGGGCGGCTTCGTCGGCGATGGCCCGGTCCAGGTCGTCGAGGCCGTAGGTGGTCACCTCGTAGTCGATGCCCCGTTCCTTGGCGTCTTGCTCGTTGAGCCCCACCCGGGCCACTTCCGGGTCGGTGAAGGTGGCCCAGGGGACCACGGAGTAATCGGCGCGGAACTTGTGGAACTGGCCGAACAGAGCGTTAACCGTCGCGTACCAAGCCTGGTGGGCGGCGGTATGGGTGAACTGGAACGGCCCGGCCACATCGCCGCACACGTAGATGTTGGGGTAGATCGTCTGCAGGAACTCGTTGGCCTCGATGGTGCGGCTCTGGTTGACCGGAATGCCCAGCTCCTCGAGCCCGTAGCCGGTGGTGTTGGGGACGCGCCCCACCGCCACCAGCAGGTCGTCGAAGGGGAGGCGCACCTCGGCTCCGTCCCGCTCAGCGACGAGAATTTTCTCGCCGTTTTCCGTGAGAAAACGCTTGGCCTTGTGGCCGATGCGCACGTCGATGCCCTCCTTACGGAAACGCTGCAGCACCATTTCGGAGATTTCCGGATCTTCCCTGATCAGGAGCCGGGGCAGCATTTCCACCTGGGTCACCCGGGAGCCGAAACGGGCAAAGGCCTGGGCCAGCTCGCATCCGATGGGTCCGCCTCCCAGCACCAGCAGCCGTCGCGGCAGCCGCCGGAGGGCCCACACGGTGTCCGAAGTGAGGTAGCCCGTGTCCTCGATGCCCGGGATCGGAGGGACCAGGGGGCGGGCGCCGGCGGCGATCACGATGCTGCGGGTGGTAAGGGTGCGCCCGTTCACTTCCACCGTGAAGGGGGAGGCGATGCGGGCTTCGCCTTGAATCACTTCGACGCCCAGGCGGGTGTAACGTTCCACCGAATCGTGGGGGGCGACCGTGCGGATCACCCGCTGCACCCGCTCCATCACCTCGGCGAAATCGAACTCCACCTGGATGGAGCGCAGCCCGAACTCCCGGGCGCGCCTGGCCTGGGCCAGGAGCTTGGCGGTGCGCAGCAGCGCCTTGGACGGCACGCAGCCGGTGTTGAGGCAGTCCCCGCCCATGCGGTCTTTTTCGATGAGGGTCACCTTGGCGCGCACCGCGGCGGCAATGTAGGCGGCCACCAGGCCCGCGGAGCCGGCCCCAATTACCACCAGGTTGCGATCGAACCTCGCGGGCCGGGGCCAGCGGGCGTAGACCCGCCGAACGCGCATCAGCGCCACGATCTTCTTCGCGATGAGGGGGAAGATCCCCAGCAGGGCGAAGGAGGCGAGCAGGGTGGGCGAAAGGATGCCCGACAGGCTTTCCAGGCGGGCGAGCTGGGTGCCGGCGTTCACATACACGATCGTTCCGGGGAACATGCCCAGCTGGCTCACCCAATAGAAGGTCCAGGTCTTCATGGAGGTCAGCCCCATGGCCAGGTTGATCATGAAGAACGGGAACACCGGCACCAGCCGCAGGGCGAAGAGGTAGAATGCACCTTCCCGCTCGATCCCCGCGTTGATCGCCTGGAGCTTGTCCCGGAAGCGGCTCTGGATGGCGTCGCGGAACAGGAAACGGCTGGCGAGAAAGGCGAGCGTCGCCCCGATGCTGGAGGCGAAGGACACGATCACGGTTCCCCACAGCAGCCCGAAGATGGCACCGGCCACCAGGGTCATGAGGGCCGCGCCGGGTAGCGACAGGCCGGCGACCGCCACGTAGAGCGCGAAAAACCCCATAGCGCTCGCGAGGGGGTGGGCGTGGTGATAGGCCACGATGGCCGCCTGCTGGGCCCTGAAGTGCTCCAGGGTGAGATAGCGGTCCAGGCCGGAAGCGAAAAAGGCCGCGACCAGGCCCGCGAGGGCCAGCAGGACGATCAGGCGCACCTTGGTCATAGCGGTTTCCTCGAAGGAGGCATCCGGAGGGCCGGGGAAGCCGGCGGCGCCGGGGTTTTGCCCACTTGGTCGCTCCTTGCGTCGGGATCCTTACATGCCCTTACGGCTGGCGCGGCGGGATCCGGAATGGGCGTCGAGCAGGGGTTTGAGGGCCGGCCACACGTTATCGAGCATCAGCGCCTGGGCGGGCTCGCCGGGATGGATCCCGTCGGCCTGGAAAAACTCCAGGCGCTCGCCGAAGCCCTCCAGCAGGAAGGGCACCAGGGGCACCCCGTAGCGCCGGGCGAGCGCGGGGAAGAGGGCGTGGAACTTTTCGATGTAAGGTCTGCCGTAGTTGGGTGGCAAACGTATGCCGGCGAGAACGACGCGCGCTCCTCGAGCCTGCGCCGCTTCGATGATGGCCGCCAGATTGTCCCGGGTGGTCTCCGGGGCGAGCCCCCGCAGGCCATCGTTTCCTCCCAGGGCCACAATGAGGACTTCGGGCCGATGGCGCTCGAGGAGCCCCGCGACGCGATTGCGCCCGCCCAGGGTGGTTTCACCGCTTACGCTGGCATTGACCACCTGGTGGGGATAGCCCAGGGCGTGCAGCCGCGCTTCGAGCAACGCGACCCAGCCGCTTCCCGCCGGGAGGCCGTAGCCCGAAGAGAGGCTATCGCCGAGTACCACGATGACCGGCCCGGCGAAGGCGGCGGGAGAGGCCGCCAGCCAGACCAACAAGATCAGTCTCTTCAACATGGGTCAGAACGACAAGGCATTGCTGCGCGCCTGCGGCTTGGGCAAGCGGGTGAATGTGGGGGAGCGCACCCTCGCCATTTTGAGCGATGTGAGCTTTGAGGTCGAGCTGGGGGAGGCCGTCGCGGTGGTGGGCGCCTCGGGGTCCGGGAAAACCACCCTGCTGGGACTGCTGGCGGGGCTGGACGTTCCCACCGAGGGGCGGGTGTACCTGGACGGGATCGACCTGTTTTCCCTGGACGAGGATGCCCGGGCGCGGCTTCGGCGCGACGCCATCGGCTTCGTGTTCCAGTCGTTCCAGCTCTTGCCGGCCATGACGGCACTGGAGAACGTGATGCTGCCCCTGGAGCTGGCGGGAAGGCGCGACGCGCGCCGGGCGGCGCTGGGGCTGCTCGAGCGGGTGGGGCTGGGGGAGCGCCTCCATCACTATCCTCGACAGCTTTCGGGGGGCGAGCAGCAACGGGTGGCCCTAGCCCGCGCCTTCGCTTCCACGCCCCGGCTGCTCCTCGCCGACGAGCCGACGGGCAACCTGGACCCGGCGACCGGCGAGGAGATCATCGCCCTCATGTTCGACCTGAACCGGGAGCGGGGCACCACCCTGGTCCTGGTCACCCATGATCCGGCGGTCTCGCAGCGCTGCCATCGCCAGTTGCGGCTCCACGGGGGGCGGCTCCTGAACGGGGAGGATCGTCCGTGACCCTGGCGCAGGAGCTCTTCCTCGCGTTTCGTTTCCTGGGACGCGACCTGCGGGCGGGGGAGCTGCGGGTGCTCACGCTGGCGCTCGCGATCGGGGTGGCCGCCGTGACCACGGTGGGATTCTTCAACGACCGGGTTCGCGCGGCTCTGGTGGCCCAGGCCAACCGCCTGTTGGGGGCCGACCTGGTGGTGGCCGGGGACCGACCCCTTCCCGAGCGCTTCCGGAAAGAGGCCCAGGCCCTGGGGCTTGCCACCGCGGCGCTCATCAAGTTTCCCAGCATGGCCTTTGCCGACGAGCGCAGCCTCCTGGTGGATGTGCGGGCCGTGGAGCAGGGCTATCCCCTGCGGGGCGAGCTGCGGGTAGCGGACGCGGTGGGGATGCGCCCGGCGCGGCGCAGCGCGCCGGCGCCCGGGACCGTGTGGGTGGACCCGCGGGTGCTCTCCCGCCTGGGCCTTGCGGTGGGGGACCGGCTCTGGCTGGGGGAGCGCTCCTTCGCCATCGGGGGCGTGATCGAGCAGGAGCCCGAGAGCGTGGCGGGTTTCTTCAACCTGGGGGCCCGAGTGATCCTCAACCTGGAAGACCTGCCCGGCACGGGGCTCATCCAGCCCGGCAGCCGCATTCGCTACCACCTGCTGGTGGCGGGCCCCCCGTCCGCGGTGGAGCGGTTCCACGGCTTCGCCGCTCGCGTCCGTCGGCCCCGGCCAGAAGGTGGACAGCATCCGGGACGCCCGGCCCGAGATCCGCTCGGGGCTCGAGCGGGCGGAGCGGTTCCTGGCGTTGGCTTCCCTCGCCGCGGTGATCCTGGCGGCGGTGGCGGTGGCCCTCGCCGCCCGCCGGTACTTGCAGCGGCATTTCGACGCCTGCGCCATGCTGCGCTGCCTGGGGGCGAGCCAGGGGTCTATCCTGAGGATCTACGGCGGGGAATTTCTGTTCCTGGGATTGACCGCGGGCGCGGCGGGAGCGCTCCTGGGCTGGGCGGGCCATGGGGGCCTTCTCGTGCTGCTCGCCCCGGTGGTGGGCGGCGGGCTGCCGCCGCCGGGGCTAGCGCCTCTTCTCGAAGGCTACGCCGCTGGATTCGTGCTGCTCTTCGGCTTCGCCATGCCGCCCCTGGCGGCGCTTGCCCGGGTGCCGACCCTGCGGGTGCTGCGCCGGGAATTGGGAGTGCCCGGGAGCGCCGGGATTCTGGGTTATGCCTTCGGCATCGCGGCGAGTCGCCGCCCTCGTCCTCCGGCAAGCGGGGGACTGGCAGTTGGGGCGCGTCGTGCTCCTGGGCGCGGCGGCGGCGCTCGCCGCGGCGGGCGCCCTGTCGTGGCTCCTGGTCCGGGGGCTCGCCGCCCTGAGCGGAAACGGCACGGGCGCCTGGCGCATGGGGCTTGCCAATCTCCGGCGCCGCCCGTTTTCCACCGCCGTCCAGGCCGCCGCCGTGGCGATGGGGTTGATGGCCATGCTG
This region includes:
- a CDS encoding pyridine nucleotide-disulfide oxidoreductase gives rise to the protein MTKVRLIVLLALAGLVAAFFASGLDRYLTLEHFRAQQAAIVAYHHAHPLASAMGFFALYVAVAGLSLPGAALMTLVAGAIFGLLWGTVIVSFASSIGATLAFLASRFLFRDAIQSRFRDKLQAINAGIEREGAFYLFALRLVPVFPFFMINLAMGLTSMKTWTFYWVSQLGMFPGTIVYVNAGTQLARLESLSGILSPTLLASFALLGIFPLIAKKIVALMRVRRVYARWPRPARFDRNLVVIGAGSAGLVAAYIAAAVRAKVTLIEKDRMGGDCLNTGCVPSKALLRTAKLLAQARRAREFGLRSIQVEFDFAEVMERVQRVIRTVAPHDSVERYTRLGVEVIQGEARIASPFTVEVNGRTLTTRSIVIAAGARPLVPPIPGIEDTGYLTSDTVWALRRLPRRLLVLGGGPIGCELAQAFARFGSRVTQVEMLPRLLIREDPEISEMVLQRFRKEGIDVRIGHKAKRFLTENGEKILVAERDGAEVRLPFDDLLVAVGRVPNTTGYGLEELGIPVNQSRTIEANEFLQTIYPNIYVCGDVAGPFQFTHTAAHQAWYATVNALFGQFHKFRADYSVVPWATFTDPEVARVGLNEQDAKERGIDYEVTTYGLDDLDRAIADEAAHGLVKVLTVPGKDKILGVTIVGEHAGDLIAEYVLAIRHGIGLNKILGTIHIYPTLAEANKYAAGAWKKAHAPQRLLEWVGRYHRWRLA
- a CDS encoding radical SAM/Cys-rich domain protein — its product is MHATLPLLRHSTFPAIRRRKLETLQVNLGYKCNQACVHCHVNAGPTRTEMMDAETADQVLAFVAAAQVTRLDLTGGAPELNPQFRRLVREARTLGVEVMDRCNLTVLEQPGQADLAEFLAEHRVEVVASLPCYLEENVDRQRGKGVFDASIRALQRLNALGYGMPGSSLVLNLVYNPQGPQLPPAQDVLERAYREHLGERFGIRFNRLFVLANMPIQRFGSMLVSKGQFAQYMELLRGAHQDDNLEHVMCRSLLSVDWRGFVYDCDFNQMLGLGLKLNGHARVHLQDLMGRDLDGNPILVADHCFGCTAGQGSSCGGALRNG
- a CDS encoding ABC transporter ATP-binding protein → MTGPAKAAGEAASQTNKISLFNMGQNDKALLRACGLGKRVNVGERTLAILSDVSFEVELGEAVAVVGASGSGKTTLLGLLAGLDVPTEGRVYLDGIDLFSLDEDARARLRRDAIGFVFQSFQLLPAMTALENVMLPLELAGRRDARRAALGLLERVGLGERLHHYPRQLSGGEQQRVALARAFASTPRLLLADEPTGNLDPATGEEIIALMFDLNRERGTTLVLVTHDPAVSQRCHRQLRLHGGRLLNGEDRP
- a CDS encoding arylesterase; protein product: MVLGDSLSSGYGLPAGSGWVALLEARLHALGYPHQVVNASVSGETTLGGRNRVAGLLERHRPEVLIVALGGNDGLRGLAPETTRDNLAAIIEAAQARGARVVLAGIRLPPNYGRPYIEKFHALFPALARRYGVPLVPFLLEGFGERLEFFQADGIHPGEPAQALMLDNVWPALKPLLDAHSGSRRASRKGM